A genomic stretch from Lathyrus oleraceus cultivar Zhongwan6 chromosome 2, CAAS_Psat_ZW6_1.0, whole genome shotgun sequence includes:
- the LOC127119779 gene encoding lysine-specific demethylase JMJ13 isoform X2: MVEGGRMRLSEEARNGLEFLKRKRLQRAQAAAASQTSVANMMNRSGGDALRASASCGTKLHSAPDVFFKRKVDKFDTSDLEWTENIPECPVYSPTKEEFEDPLIYLQKIAPEASKYGICKIVSPLSASVPAGVVLMKEKAGFKFTTRVQPLRLAEWDTEDKVTFFMSGRNYTFRDYEKMANKVFARRYCSSGCLPATYLEKEFWHEIGCGKMDTVEYACDVDGSAFSSSPTDQLGNSKWNLKNLSRLPKSTLRLLETSIPGVTEPMLYIGMLFSMFAWHVEDHYLYSINYQHCGASKTWYGIPGHAALEFERVVREHVYTTDILSSDGEDGAFDVLLGKTTLFPPNILLEHKVPVYKAVQKPGEFVITFPRAYHAGFSHGFNCGEAVNFALDDWFPLGAIASRRYALLNRVPLLPHEELLCKEAMLIHSCVEFEDSDFPSPDLISPNRTKISFINLLRFQHCASWLLMKSRACTSVSSHSHGTILCSLCKRDCYIAYVDCSCHMHPVCLRHDVKSLDFSCGNKYTLYLRDDIGDMEATAKMFEQEDGILDEMGKQSKSEQNMYSYPLSDMFQRAEASGYEPYCELKFDYMMEFYTTPEQSTNNQECDTQSQFVLGHYSENHKPEGSEVSFSAASTLCSLSEHLECSSANKDAEVQTNLKVGIIDCKELGETISNNACGSSLFPARYESSVKVHDLQKPDVKPIVDNDSDDSDSGIFRVKRPASLKAEKRNLKVVTAKHSEQQGLKRLKKVLPEGKSNRQQMNVRTSESSYKYNPVSRKVDIGISSKDRFARGNDTPLPVRYKKSGNEEVSMHMQQNHHRREKFQQTYREAPSIEIGSKRLKVRGPSFLGLESRLN, from the exons ATG GTAGAAGGAGGAAGAATGCGATTATCCGAGGAAGCTAGAAATGGGTTAGAATTTTTGAAACGTAAAAGGCTTCAGCGTGCACAAGCCGCTGCTGCCTCTCAGACTAGTGTTGCTAACATGATGAATAGAAGTGGAGGAGATGCTTTGAGAGCTTCAGCTTCATGCGGCACAAAATTGCACAGTGCTCCGGATGTCTTTTTCAAACGGAAGGTGGATAAGTTTGATACAAGTGATTTGGAATGGACTGAAAACATTCCAGAGTGTCCTGTTTATTCTCCAACGAAGGAGGAATTTGAAGATCCTTTGATTTACTTGCAGAAGATAGCTCCAGAAGCTTCTAAATATG GTATATGCAAGATTGTTTCGCCTTTGAGTGCTTCTGTACCTGCTGGGGTTGTTTTAATGAAAGAGAAAGCAGGATTCAAGTTTACAACTAGAGTACAGCCCCTTCGCCTTGCTGAATGGGACACTGAAGACAAAGTCACCTTTTTTATGAGTGGAAG AAATTATACATTCCGCGATTATGAGAAAATGGCGAACAAGGTTTTTGCACGAAGATATTGCAGCTCTGGATGTCTTCCAGCCACTTACTTGGAAAAGGAGTTTTGGCATGAAATTGGTTGTGGGAAAATGGACACTGTTGAATATGCATGTGATGTTGATGGTAGTGCCTTTTCATCTTCTCCTACTGATCAGCTTGGGAACAGCAAATGGAATTTAAAG AATCTTTCCCGTTTGCCCAAATCAACTTTGCGTCTTTTGGAAACTTCAATTCCG GGAGTAACAGAACCCATGCTTTATATTGGAATGCTGTTTAGTATGTTTGCGTGGCACGTGGAGGATCATTACTTGTACAG CATTAATTATCAGCATTGCGGGGCATCAAAAACATGGTATGGTATCCCTGGTCACGCAGCTTTGGAATTTGAAAGGGTGGTTAGAGAACATGTGTACACTACTGATATTTTGTCAAGTGATGGGGAAGATGGAGCCTTTGATGTTCTCCTGGGGAAAACAACTTTATTTCCGCCTAATATTTTGTTGGAGCATAAAGTCCCTGTCTATAAAGCTGTTCAAAAGCCAGGAGAGTTCGTAATAACCTTCCCTAGAGCGTATCATGCAGGCTTCAGTCATG gtttcaactgtggagaagcAGTGAATTTTGCACTTGATGATTGGTTTCCTCTTGGGGCTATTGCGAGCCGGCGATATGCACTTCTTAACAGGGTTCCTTTACTGCCCCATGAAGAACTTCTTTGCAAAGAAGCTATGCTTATTCATTCATGCGTGGAATTTGAAGATTCGGACTTTCCTTCCCCAGACTTGATTTCTCCTAATAGAACAAAGATATCTTTCATTAATTTGTTGCGTTTCCAGCACTGTGCCAGTTGGTTACTAATGAAATCAAGGGCGTGTACTAGTGTTTCTTCACATTCGCATGGTACAATTCTCTGTAGCCTGTGCAAACGTGACTGTTACATTGCTTATGTTGACTGCAGCTGTCACATGCATCCTGTGTGCCTACGTCATG ATGTTAAATCTCTTGACTTCAGCTGTGGGAACAAGTACACTCTATATTTGAGAGATGATATCGGGGACATGGAAGCTACAGCCAAGATGTTTGAGCAGGAAGATGGGATATTGGATGAGATGGGCAAGCAATCCAAAAGTGAACAAAATATGTATTCATATCCTTTGTCAGATATGTTTCAGAGAGCTGAAGCAAGTGGATATGAACCATACTGTGAGCTTAAATTTGATTATATGATGGAGTTTTATACAACTCCAGAACAGTCGACAAATAATCAAGAGTGTGACACACAAAGTCAATTTGTATTAGGACATTACTCAGAAAACCATAAACCAGAAGGGTCTGAGGTTTCCTTTTCTGCTGCATCCACTCTTTGTTCTCTTTCAGAACATCTTGAGTGTTCCTCTGCTAATAAAGAT GCTGAGGTGCAGACTAACTTGAAAGTGGGCATTATTGATTGCAAAGAACTTGGTGAAACAATATCCAACAATGCATGCGGATCTTCACTATTCCCTGCTCGGTATGAAAGCTCGGTTAAAGTGCATGATCTTCAGAAACCTGATGTGAAGCCTATAGTGGATAATGACAGCGATGATTCTGATTCAGGAATATTTAGGGTAAAACGCCCTGCCTCTCTAAAAGCAGAGAAAAGAAATTTGAAGGTTGTGACTGCGAAACATTCTGAGCAGCAG GGACTTAAACGCTTGAAGAAAGTCCTTCCTGAAGGAAAAAGCAACCGGCAACAAATGAATGTCAGAACCAGTGAATCAAGTTATAAATATAACCCAGTTAGTCGTAAAGTTGATATTGGAATTTCCTCCAAGGACAGATTTGCAAGGGGAAATGACACTCCCCTTCCTGTTAGATATAAAAAGTCAGGCAATGAGGAAGTAAGTATGCATATGCAACAAAATCACCACCGGAGAGAGAAGTTTCAGCAAACTTATAGAGAAGCGCCATCCATTGAGATTGGGTCTAAGCGACTTAAAGTCCGAGGCCCTTCATTTTTGGGCTTAGAGAGCAGGTTGAATTGA
- the LOC127119779 gene encoding lysine-specific demethylase JMJ13 isoform X1 has product MYPDHQVIDSSMIIFQSTSHSFCPRVVLSLFAFKVEGGRMRLSEEARNGLEFLKRKRLQRAQAAAASQTSVANMMNRSGGDALRASASCGTKLHSAPDVFFKRKVDKFDTSDLEWTENIPECPVYSPTKEEFEDPLIYLQKIAPEASKYGICKIVSPLSASVPAGVVLMKEKAGFKFTTRVQPLRLAEWDTEDKVTFFMSGRNYTFRDYEKMANKVFARRYCSSGCLPATYLEKEFWHEIGCGKMDTVEYACDVDGSAFSSSPTDQLGNSKWNLKNLSRLPKSTLRLLETSIPGVTEPMLYIGMLFSMFAWHVEDHYLYSINYQHCGASKTWYGIPGHAALEFERVVREHVYTTDILSSDGEDGAFDVLLGKTTLFPPNILLEHKVPVYKAVQKPGEFVITFPRAYHAGFSHGFNCGEAVNFALDDWFPLGAIASRRYALLNRVPLLPHEELLCKEAMLIHSCVEFEDSDFPSPDLISPNRTKISFINLLRFQHCASWLLMKSRACTSVSSHSHGTILCSLCKRDCYIAYVDCSCHMHPVCLRHDVKSLDFSCGNKYTLYLRDDIGDMEATAKMFEQEDGILDEMGKQSKSEQNMYSYPLSDMFQRAEASGYEPYCELKFDYMMEFYTTPEQSTNNQECDTQSQFVLGHYSENHKPEGSEVSFSAASTLCSLSEHLECSSANKDAEVQTNLKVGIIDCKELGETISNNACGSSLFPARYESSVKVHDLQKPDVKPIVDNDSDDSDSGIFRVKRPASLKAEKRNLKVVTAKHSEQQGLKRLKKVLPEGKSNRQQMNVRTSESSYKYNPVSRKVDIGISSKDRFARGNDTPLPVRYKKSGNEEVSMHMQQNHHRREKFQQTYREAPSIEIGSKRLKVRGPSFLGLESRLN; this is encoded by the exons ATGTACCCTGATCATCAAGTTATTGACTCCTCAATGATAATATTTCAAAGCACATCTCATTCATTTTGCCCTAGGGTTGTTTTGAGTTTGTTTGCGTTCAAG GTAGAAGGAGGAAGAATGCGATTATCCGAGGAAGCTAGAAATGGGTTAGAATTTTTGAAACGTAAAAGGCTTCAGCGTGCACAAGCCGCTGCTGCCTCTCAGACTAGTGTTGCTAACATGATGAATAGAAGTGGAGGAGATGCTTTGAGAGCTTCAGCTTCATGCGGCACAAAATTGCACAGTGCTCCGGATGTCTTTTTCAAACGGAAGGTGGATAAGTTTGATACAAGTGATTTGGAATGGACTGAAAACATTCCAGAGTGTCCTGTTTATTCTCCAACGAAGGAGGAATTTGAAGATCCTTTGATTTACTTGCAGAAGATAGCTCCAGAAGCTTCTAAATATG GTATATGCAAGATTGTTTCGCCTTTGAGTGCTTCTGTACCTGCTGGGGTTGTTTTAATGAAAGAGAAAGCAGGATTCAAGTTTACAACTAGAGTACAGCCCCTTCGCCTTGCTGAATGGGACACTGAAGACAAAGTCACCTTTTTTATGAGTGGAAG AAATTATACATTCCGCGATTATGAGAAAATGGCGAACAAGGTTTTTGCACGAAGATATTGCAGCTCTGGATGTCTTCCAGCCACTTACTTGGAAAAGGAGTTTTGGCATGAAATTGGTTGTGGGAAAATGGACACTGTTGAATATGCATGTGATGTTGATGGTAGTGCCTTTTCATCTTCTCCTACTGATCAGCTTGGGAACAGCAAATGGAATTTAAAG AATCTTTCCCGTTTGCCCAAATCAACTTTGCGTCTTTTGGAAACTTCAATTCCG GGAGTAACAGAACCCATGCTTTATATTGGAATGCTGTTTAGTATGTTTGCGTGGCACGTGGAGGATCATTACTTGTACAG CATTAATTATCAGCATTGCGGGGCATCAAAAACATGGTATGGTATCCCTGGTCACGCAGCTTTGGAATTTGAAAGGGTGGTTAGAGAACATGTGTACACTACTGATATTTTGTCAAGTGATGGGGAAGATGGAGCCTTTGATGTTCTCCTGGGGAAAACAACTTTATTTCCGCCTAATATTTTGTTGGAGCATAAAGTCCCTGTCTATAAAGCTGTTCAAAAGCCAGGAGAGTTCGTAATAACCTTCCCTAGAGCGTATCATGCAGGCTTCAGTCATG gtttcaactgtggagaagcAGTGAATTTTGCACTTGATGATTGGTTTCCTCTTGGGGCTATTGCGAGCCGGCGATATGCACTTCTTAACAGGGTTCCTTTACTGCCCCATGAAGAACTTCTTTGCAAAGAAGCTATGCTTATTCATTCATGCGTGGAATTTGAAGATTCGGACTTTCCTTCCCCAGACTTGATTTCTCCTAATAGAACAAAGATATCTTTCATTAATTTGTTGCGTTTCCAGCACTGTGCCAGTTGGTTACTAATGAAATCAAGGGCGTGTACTAGTGTTTCTTCACATTCGCATGGTACAATTCTCTGTAGCCTGTGCAAACGTGACTGTTACATTGCTTATGTTGACTGCAGCTGTCACATGCATCCTGTGTGCCTACGTCATG ATGTTAAATCTCTTGACTTCAGCTGTGGGAACAAGTACACTCTATATTTGAGAGATGATATCGGGGACATGGAAGCTACAGCCAAGATGTTTGAGCAGGAAGATGGGATATTGGATGAGATGGGCAAGCAATCCAAAAGTGAACAAAATATGTATTCATATCCTTTGTCAGATATGTTTCAGAGAGCTGAAGCAAGTGGATATGAACCATACTGTGAGCTTAAATTTGATTATATGATGGAGTTTTATACAACTCCAGAACAGTCGACAAATAATCAAGAGTGTGACACACAAAGTCAATTTGTATTAGGACATTACTCAGAAAACCATAAACCAGAAGGGTCTGAGGTTTCCTTTTCTGCTGCATCCACTCTTTGTTCTCTTTCAGAACATCTTGAGTGTTCCTCTGCTAATAAAGAT GCTGAGGTGCAGACTAACTTGAAAGTGGGCATTATTGATTGCAAAGAACTTGGTGAAACAATATCCAACAATGCATGCGGATCTTCACTATTCCCTGCTCGGTATGAAAGCTCGGTTAAAGTGCATGATCTTCAGAAACCTGATGTGAAGCCTATAGTGGATAATGACAGCGATGATTCTGATTCAGGAATATTTAGGGTAAAACGCCCTGCCTCTCTAAAAGCAGAGAAAAGAAATTTGAAGGTTGTGACTGCGAAACATTCTGAGCAGCAG GGACTTAAACGCTTGAAGAAAGTCCTTCCTGAAGGAAAAAGCAACCGGCAACAAATGAATGTCAGAACCAGTGAATCAAGTTATAAATATAACCCAGTTAGTCGTAAAGTTGATATTGGAATTTCCTCCAAGGACAGATTTGCAAGGGGAAATGACACTCCCCTTCCTGTTAGATATAAAAAGTCAGGCAATGAGGAAGTAAGTATGCATATGCAACAAAATCACCACCGGAGAGAGAAGTTTCAGCAAACTTATAGAGAAGCGCCATCCATTGAGATTGGGTCTAAGCGACTTAAAGTCCGAGGCCCTTCATTTTTGGGCTTAGAGAGCAGGTTGAATTGA